Part of the Bombus huntii isolate Logan2020A chromosome 10, iyBomHunt1.1, whole genome shotgun sequence genome, gaaagctgTAACGAGTGAAATGGAAACGAATGGTCAGAAAGGGAATTGTAACGAATTAGAAGTAGGTAGAACGAACGCTTGGATTCTCGTATATGCTTAGCAGGACATCACTAGCACCTCGATACCAGCTGTCGAAGGTCCTGAAACTTCAGAGACGGATTACGAAGAACCAGAAGAGGACTACGAGGAGTATACGGATCCGAACGCAAATCTAGCCGAGCAATAATTGCTCGTTGTGCGCTGCCCTAATCACTACCAACAACTACCACAACTACTACCACTACCATCACCACTACAACCACCAAAACCACCACCGCCATCGCCCTCATCACTCGTCTCACCTTGCTCTCCCAAACTAACGTGGTCCTGGTAATTGCAAGTCCCGTAGTTATACTAACGTTGTATGCATGCATAATCAGCAAAACACCACGCTCctaaataacaaaaatgatTTAGAAAGAAGTCTTGTAACTCTGCTCCTCCTTACATTTTCGTACTTTTATTGTATTACTTACTTACATATTACCTGTATGTTGATTAAGTAGAAGTCGGTGGCAATAGTCTTGCTTAAAGTTTCATGTCAATGCTTACGGTTATTTTGCTTTCCTGTCCAAGAAAGATAGAGTAACAAATGatacgtatataatatatcaaaaaAGTACTAAGAGATAGAAGATATATTTACAGtcgtaaaaattaatttccaattcGACTTTcttgccacttctttgtacttgAAGCTTCAAGGTGACGATCAAGAAATTAATAACACTTTAACACGTTCAAAGATTTGCTTGTAGCtgcattttttttcttttttcttttttctaattaGAACGAAGAACGCAAAATATGTAGATTAACGTCAAAAGCAACATTCCAGACTGCTTCTTTGTACAATTATCCGCTTACATTCTCGTTTGCTTTGCTTATCGGCACGATAACGTAATTTGTAATCGTAATTGATGATTAATGAAATGCATAAAcaatgaaaaatcgattcgtttcgAATAGATAGCGACCTGTACGTATAAGCATCGTACCTACTTTGTATATTTCAAAGCGATCATCTTCTTCATCTTTGAATGTATACAAATCTATCGTATTTGCTTTAAgctttacaaaatatttctacaaatatttacaacaGATTCCCTTCCGCCTCGTTTTTTCAGAGAAGAAGGAATATTCTTCATGATTGGCTAGAAGAGGAAGCCGAAAAAGAAGAGGGGCAGTGATACAAGTATTTTAAAAGAAGATAGTACATATTTTCAAAGACCTCTGTGTATACTCCAtcgtaaaaatacaattcatCCAGTTTAACGCGAAGAAAATCGAGCTATGtatttaagaaaaagaaatatatatatttttttacatatatatatttttttttcttttttggcATATAAAATACATGTATGCCGAAATAATCTTCTTGCCATCGGGTGTTGTAAATAAGTGTACTTACAGTGTTTAGCGTCCGCAAATAGTGCgtgtacataaatatttagagCTTACTACCGAAAATGCGGTTAGAACGACATCATAATTTTATCGACAATTTGTTTATAATGTAAACGTAAACATcagtaatttataaattactttatttctaaGGAGAGTAAAATTAATGACCGAATTATCCAAATATCGTTTGCACAACGTAATATAGCGATAGCAAAGTTCTAAAacaataaacaattttattggTCTATCAACATTATTGTCAACGTGTTTTCTTTGCTAAAATACGTTGCACTCTATgcgaagaaataatttttctctcTGCGTGTTTTTTATGTGGACATATCTCGTGGAAGCACAAGATGTAAAAAGTTGAAAACATTAATCATTTTGCTCTACCTTCTTTAGCTGAAGATGAATTGAACGTATATTCACGTAAATTTCAGTCAatgttatttttatgtttatttatttgcttGCTAAAATGCAACCAAATGCATTTAAgcataattataatattatgtatttatatagcTGCTATTAATTATTACCTTTATTATACATTACTATGTTTCTaagattctttttaatttaaattatattattctcgCCAGATCTAGTTTTCTCGCTTAatcaaaatttgtataataagtTCAACTACGAaacttggaattttatttttatcgaaaaactAATGCCATATGATTATTTTAACGAGGAACGgttgaaaatttcttttcccAGTATGTGTCATTTATGTGCAcaatacatatatgcgtacctATGCCATTTTATTGCCTTCGGTACGTCTAATAAAAAAGTGCACATTTCTGCGCGATCGCAAGGGaagatttttatacaaatatcaGTTAATAATGCATATCTCGACATAATTTTCATCTAGATTAGTAATAATATCAACTGTAAAGCAAAGGAGTAACGTGTACACATTGTCAATACTGTCAGGTATtgttaaataaagaataagtATATATCTATCGTTTTCATATTGGCGTATAGTAAATCCCGAATTGGAAATAATTCctatttattgttatatatataaaaaaataaagcaaaaagAGATTCATAAGGGCATAAGATCGACTTGTTATCTTTTTAATACAATATGAAACATATTACTAGATTTTTCTTGACATATTCCTAAGCAGAGTTCAATTCGTTTTATAGCATTGCAAATGACAATGTTTGAGGTACTAAAACTTGATACTGACTATTCCTTAAAATATATAGTACTATATttaatactattttattttatattactattTAGTTTTATTACAATTGATGTACAATATAAAAGAGGATAATGTAGCTGTATAATGAAAATTGTATCCTTTTACAATTTAAGTAACTTATATTTCTTGaaatatgattttactttATCCTTTGGGTAAGGTTTTGTTGCCAAACACGTTGGAATATTATCAGGCTGTTCAATCCAGACCTTATGATCAATGTTCTCATTTGTCAATGTTAAACATAAATTGTTTAAACTGGTCTCATCTGGAATCtaacatttatatacatataaatatatccaTGTACGAGTATACTATAAATGTCACCATACTCCTTCGCTGTTTTAAAAACTGTATACACAATAGTTATGCACAATAATACATTCGAATTGACGTTTAATACCTATGATATATATAGTTCCTGGATATACTTACTTCCAAGACAACTTTGTGCATAGCATCTAAATTGGCAAGGTAGGCTTGTGTGTAATTGTCATTATAAAAAAGATGAGTAACAGCAGTACACGCATGGCATGCTTGAGCTATAACTGCGCCGATGGGCCACTTCATTGTCTCCAGAAGATCTCCTCGTACCACCACATATTGAACTAGCACGCTCATCCTAGTAATGCAAAAgacgtttaatttaatttaatttaattttaaattatagaatatGCAAGGGCTATTGTAAGGCTGATCAAGCTAAATTATTAAACTTTAAACATTCGTTGATAAAACtcttaattttctatatattaaatttaatgtcATTTACAATCCTTACATAGTAAGTgccaaaaatatatataattcatataaataagaaaacaatagGAAGTACTTTTGAAGTATTTATCTATTGACATTATGTCTGTTTAGTATTGTAATATTCAAAAGTAAGACACAAATATCATTGTAATATTCTTTTGGCATTGTAGTTTAAATCagatgtattatttatataaattgttgTTATTAAAGACAAATTAATCATACGTAAATACTGTgtataatatgttacaacaTTCAAAACATAATTcatttatatagaatataataacttttgtatatttgacaaatttttgttGTCATTGATTCGTTAGAAATTGCTGCAATCTATCTGTAAGTAAAGGTTTAAAAAAACTCTATCATCTCTACTTTTTAAGTTGTAAagtaaacatttaaaaaataaacatttaattatatcatgGTCATGTTAATTACATAGGACATTCTCACCAATTTGATATTACTTATAGCTGGTTATActcattattttatacatgaCAATAACATGATTAAAGAAAAGAGTTTCTActtaaaaagaagaatttatataatatttaaaataatgattaTTCATAATTACGAAAAGATTCATCATGTACTATTTTGAAaacttaataaaaatttctgtcAGAAAGTTTTGTGCATTACTTTGATTAAGCAACGAAATGCTGGCGGCCGAATTAATATTACTACTAATCCCATATATTAAAAGGTAAGGTCGAGCGCAGGTTATATGTACAGATAAAAGTTGTTCAAAATGTTGAGTTTTATGACATTTTAAGATCACTAAAATTAAAGACACCTTTAATCGACAACATTACCGGTTTAACTCTAGCAGGAGAATCGCAAATTTTCTAGTGTTTTTCCTGGATTGAGGTTAGATTTAGATTTAGTTTTGCGACACATCTCTTGTGATATTCTGCTTacttaaataacattttataacatattaaagtTCGAAAAAATCGAAGATACTGATCAAATTGCTCACTATCACACTTCTaactaatatttcatatattacaGGCGTTAAAATATAACTAGCAATATATTTGAAACAATCACATaaagataaaacgtaatatgacaaataatatgaaactatacaaaatatttgttataaatcTGAAACATTACAAGGAGatgaagatattaaaatagatataaataaaaataaaatttgtttagtAATActtgatttatttataattacaaaatcaTACTTATACATAAGATCTACTCGTATTAGctttgtatttataaatacaaagAGACTAAAATGTTCTCTTTAatgtattttctaaatattgcATGTAAAATCTCTTCAACATGGTTATATATCatatgtttaaaataaatatatttacagtAAAGAtagctttttttcttttgtttaatCA contains:
- the LOC126870348 gene encoding putative peptidyl-tRNA hydrolase PTRHD1, translating into MSVLVQYVVVRGDLLETMKWPIGAVIAQACHACTAVTHLFYNDNYTQAYLANLDAMHKVVLEIPDETSLNNLCLTLTNENIDHKVWIEQPDNIPTCLATKPYPKDKVKSYFKKYKLLKL